The nucleotide window GAGTTGGTTCATCTGGATGAAGAAGTTGCTCTACGTTGCATTAATCCGCGGTGTCCGGCGCAGCTGGCAGAGGGCATGAATCATTTTGCTTCCCGGAATGCTATGAACATTGCTGGTTTGGGTCCACAGATTGTCAGTCAATTATTTGACCGCAAATTGGTGGATGATGTGGCTAGCCTTTATCGGCTGACAGCCGACCAATTATTAACTTTAGATAAATTTGGGGAGAAGTCCGCCCAAAACCTCTTGACAGCTATCGATAATAGTCGCAATAATTCATTAGAGAGATTGCTATTTGGTTTGGGAATTCGTCACGTGGGAGCCAAGGCGGCCCGGTCGATTGCTGCTGAATTTGGCGATATGGCCCATGTGCAGGCCGCAGATAGTGAAGCAATTTCTGCCATCGATACGGTGGGAGAAACCATTGCGGACAGCGTCGTGACTTATTTCTCAAGTGATCAAGTACAACAATTGATTCAAGAGTTGGGGACCGTGGGGGTCAATCTGACCTATACCAGTGGTCCAACAACGCCAGTAACAAGCGATAGTGAATTCGCAGATAAACGGGTCGTCTTGACTGGTAAGCTACAGGAGCTTACCCGGCCGGAAGCCACTGAGTGGTTGGAACGCCAGGGAGCCAAGGTCACGGGAAGTGTCTCCAAGAAGACGGACCTCTTGATTGCGGGGGAAGCTGCTGGTAGCAAGCTGACCAAGGCACAGTCGTTGGACGTTCCAATCTGGAACGAAGCCCAACTTCGCGCTGCCATGGACGAAACGAAATGATGACTTTAGGAGGAAACAAGTCGTGAAACGGTTACGAACATTTATTGCATTGGCGGCAGTCCCATTATTTTTGGCCGCGTGTGGTAATTTAAGTAGTTCCAGTATGTCGGGAACTTCCGGAGGCGGTAAGTCTGGAAGCACTCAACTGACGGGGCAAAGCAATGATGGGGATTACGAAGGGGTCATTAAGAGTGGCCACTATCAGACGAGTAAGTCGCGAGGGGTGACGAACAGTCAAGACTCCGGGAATACTTACAACCTGAAGAGCTTTGAAAACGGGATGTTGACGGTCTCAAAGAAGATCTTTTCAACCAAGAAATACGTCTTTGAAGAAGGCCAACACCTAAGCACCTCGACCGTTCAGAATTGGCTGGATCGGCAGTCAAAGTCGAACACCACGGGCTTGAACCCTAAGAGTAATGGGTCGACTTCAGCAACCAAGCGGAATCCTATCTACATTCAGGCGCTTGAAGAACAAGATTACATGACGCAAAAGAATAACAAACTGACGTTAAGCGGAATGACCATTGGGATTGCCGTGAACTCGGTTGATTACTACAAGAAGACCCAGTACGGGGCCACGTTTGAGACGAAGATCACCAAGGCTGAAGGTGAAGCCTACGCCAAAAAGGCGGCAGATACGGTTCTGGCGCGGATGCGTAAGAAGTCTGGCTTGAAGAATATTCCAATCGTAATTGCTATTTACCGTCAGGCGTCTAACGACAGCCTGGTCGGTGGAAACTTCATTGCCTACTCTGAAAACAAGGCTGGTACCACCAAGGTCAACAAGTGGAACGCGTTGGGCGAGAAGAGTGTGACCTTCCCCGTTCAAAGTGGTTCTAGCAGTCCGAACAGTAACGATGCTAGTTCGTTCTCCAACTTCAAGAGTGAAGTTGAAAACTTTTTCCCGAACCTGAGTGGGGTTACGGCTCAGGCGCACTACGATGGGAATACCCTGACTGGGATGCACGTTAATATTACGACACAATTCTATAGTCAAACAGAAATCATCAGCTTCACGCAGTATCTACAAACAACGGCACAGAAGTACCTGCCATCAAGTGTGCCAATCGATATTACGGTTTCTTCCACCGATGGCGTTCAGAGCTTTTTGAATCGAGCTAGTGGTGAAAAGAAGTTTAGTAGTCACGTTTTTAACAGTTATTAAACCTTAGGCGAGCGAGACGACGGTTTCAGTTGGCTAAAGAAGGAGTCGGGGGTTGTGCCCTGGGCTCCTTTTCTGTTCTAAATGCTAAGTTAGCTAGACGAAATGGAAAGTGATGCAGACAGACAATATGTCAGAGTTAAAATGCAGGCAGCTTATTTTGTCAGAATCTTTGGCCTGACCCGGATATATGGTAAAATGGCAATGTATGTTTATTCTGCAATAGGTGTGGAATAAATCGAGAATTGCGGATAAATCAGAAAGAGGGATATTGATGGCTAATCGAATTAATCGAGAACAAGTTCAACACGTTGCCGGTCTGGCAAAACTTGAATTTACGGATGCCCAGTTGGACGCTTTTACGCCCCAACTTGACGACATTATTGGCCTGTTTGAAACGCTAAGCGAAGTGGATACGGAGGGCGTTGAAGCAACGAGTAGCGTCTCTGATCAATTGAACGTCATGCGTGAAGACGTAGCGGATAACTGGGGGCAGAGTCAAGCATTACTGAAGAACGCTCCGGATGCCGCACGTGGCTTTATTAAAGTGCCGGCCATCATTGATGAAAGCGAGGACAACTAACAGATGAATTATTTCAAAACAGATCTCGCCAGTCTCCACGCCGACTTGGTGGCCAAGAAAATCAGTTCCAAGGAACTGACTCAGGCCACCTTCGACAACATTAAGGCGACCGACCCTAAGGTCGATGCCTTCTTAAATCTTAACGAAGAGGCTGCCCTCAAACAGGCGGCTGAAATTGATAATCAAGGGATTTCCGCTGACCAACCGTTGGCTGGGATTCCAGTGGCCTTAAAGGACAACATTGTCACCAAGGGTATGAAGACAACGGCCGCTTCCAAAATGTTGGAAAACTTTACGCCAGTCTACGATGCCACGGTAACTGAAAAATTAGCCCAAGCACAGATGATTACGGTTGGGAAAACCAACATGGATGAGTTTGCCATGGGGGGGTCAACCGAAAACTCTGCGTTCAAAACGACTAAGAACGCCTGGGACCAAACCAAGGTTCCTGGTGGGTCCTCAGGTGGTTCTGCTACCGCCGTTGCCTCTGGTCAAGTGCCTGCAGCACTTGGTTCCGATACTGGTGGTTCCATTCGCCAACCAGCTTCCTTTAACGGAATCGTTGGAATTAAGCCAACGTATGGTCGCGTTTCTCGGTGGGGTCTGATTGCCTTTGGATCTAGTTTGGATCAAATCGGCCCGTTGACTCACGGCGTGAAGGATAACGCTTCAGTACTGAGTGCTATTTCTGGTCATGATGACCATGATTTAACGAGTTCGACGCAGGCTGTTCCAGACTTTGCTGCTGAATTGAACGAAGGAACTAGCGTTAAGGGCATGCGGATTGGGCTGCCTAAGGAATTCTTAGCTGAAGGGGTCAGCGACGACGTTAAGACAGCCATCTTAGCCGCTGCTGACACTTACCGGAAGCTGGGCGCCACGGTGGACGAAGTTTCCTTACCACACAACAAGTACGGGGTTGCAGCTTACTACATCATCGCCTCATCCGAGGCCTCATCCAACCTGCAACGGTTCGATGGCATTCGCTACGGGTACCGGGCACAGGACGTGCAGAACTTGGAAGATGTTTACGTGAAGTCCCGTTCTGAAGGCTTTGGCGACGAAGTTAAACGGCGGATCATGTTAGGGACATTCTCCTTATCTGCTGGATTCTACGACGCCTACTTCTTGAAGGCTGCCAAGGTTCGGACCGTTATCATGAATGATTTCAAGGCCGTTTTAAAGGACCACGACTTTATCATGGGCCCAGTTGCCCCAACACCAGCCTTTGGTATTGGTGCTGAAATTAAGGATCCACTGACTATGTACATGAACGACGTCTTGACGATTCCAGTGAACTTAGCTGGGTTACCGGGACTATCATTGCCAGCCGGGTTCAGTAACAATTTACCAGTCGGTATGCAACTGATTGGCCGGCCATTTGACGAAAGCACTTTGTACAAAGCAGGGTACGCATTCGAACAAAACACTGACTTTCATTTACAAGTACCCACGTTAGGAGGCCAAAACTAATGAACTTTGAAACAACCATTGGACTAGAGGTCCACGTGGAGTTGAAGACGCATTCGAAGATCTTTAGCCCATCACCCGTTGAATTTGGGGTCGACCCTAACGCCAACACCAACGTTATCGATTGGGGATATCCTGGGGTTTTGCCAACAACTAACAAAGGCGTTGTTGCCGACGGTATTATTGCCGCTCTGGCATTACACGCTGATGTTGAACAGCATACGCACTTTGACCGGAAGAACTACTTCTATCCCGATAACCCCAAGGCTTACCAAATCACGCAGGCTGACAAGCCCATTGCCCATGATGGCTGGGTGGAAGTCGACGTTGACGGTGTGAAGAAAAAAATCGGTATCGAAGAAATGCATATTGAAGAAGATGCCGGGAAGAATACGCATGAACGAGACTACTCTTACGTCGATTTGAACCGGCAGGGGACCCCGTTGATTGAAATTGTGTCCAAGCCAGACATCGCTTCGCCTGCTGAAGCATATGCCTACCTGGAAGCACTGCGTCAGCGGATCCAGTTTACTGGAATTTCCGACGTGAAGATGGAAGAGGGTTCCATGCGGGTCGACGTTAACATCTCTGTGCGTCCCGTAGGCCAAGAAAAGTTTGGGACCAAGACTGAGTTAAAGAACTTGAACTCCTTCAACTACGTGCAGCGTGGGTTGGAATACGAAGAAAAGCGCCAACAACAAGTCTTGCTCTCCGGTGGTTCTGTGCGTCAGGAAACGCGGCGGTTTGATGAAAAGACTGGCGAAACGATTCTGATGCGGGTCAAGGAAGGTTCAGACGATTACCGTTACTTCCCAGAACCAGATTTACCAGCCTTAAACATCAGTGATGACTGGATCAAAGAACTCGGCGATGCTATGCCAGAAATGCCAACTAAGCGGCGTGAACGTTACGTGAACGACCTGGGGTTGACTGATTACGACGCCATGGTTATCACGCAGACCAAGGAAATGTCGGACTTCTTTGACGCAACGGTAGCACTGAAGGCTGATCCTAAGATGGCAGCTAACTACCTGCAAGGGGACGTTAACGCCTACTTGAACGACAACCACGTGGACTTACAAGCCACAAAATTGACGCCGGTTAACTTGGCTGGAATGATCAACCTGATTTCTGATGGGACGATTTCTAGCAAGATGGCCAAGAAGGTCTTCAAGGCCATTACAAATGGTGAGGAACCTAAGGCTTACGTGGAAGCTCACGGCTTAGTTCAACTGTCAGACCCAGCTAAGCTACAGCCAATTATTGACGATGTTTTGCAGGCTAACCCGCAATCCATTGAAGACTTTAACAATGGGAAGAAGCGGGCCGTTGGTTTCTTGGTTGGTCAAATCATGAAGCAAACTCACGGACAAGCTAACCCGCAAGTCGTCAATAAATTATTGATGGCTGCATTACAGCACTAGGACAATGGAGGCACATCATGCGTAAACGGGCACGGGTCATTTATAATCCAACTTCAGGACGCGAGGCGTTGAAGAAGGATCTGATCGATATTCTAGCGGTGTTCGAGCAGGCGGGGTACGAGACGAGTGCTTACGCCACGACACCGGCTCCCAATTCTGCTCAAAATGAGGCGACGCGGGCTGCTAAGGCTGGTTTCGAACTCATCGTGGCTGCTGGGGGCGACGGCACCATTAACCAAGTTGTTAATGGGATTGCTGGTCTACCACATCGGCCAAAGATGGCGATCATTCCTGCCGGGACCACGAATGATTATGCTCGGGCACTTCACATTCCCCGTGAGGACCCGTTGGCAGCGGCTAAGGTGGTTCTGAAGGATCAGACCATCAAGATGGATATTGGAGAAGCTGGGTCGACTTACTTCATCAACATTGCTGGTGGGGGACTGTTGACCGAGCTGACCTATGACGTTCCGTCTAATTTGAAATCAATTTTTGGTTACTTAGCTTACCTGTTGAAGGGGGCCGAGTTGCTGCCACGCATCAAACCTATCGATATGGATCTGACTTACGATGATGGTCATTTCCGGGGGAAGGCGTCAATGTTTTTGCTGGCCCTGACCAATTCGATTGGGGGTTTCGAGCAAATCGTGCCGGATGCAGCGTTGGATGATGGGAAATTTACCATGATTATCGTCAAGACTGGTAGTATGCCAGAGATATTACGGTTGATGGGCTTAGTCCTTAACGGCGGCAAGCACATCAACGATTCCCACATCATTTACAAAAAGACTAGCAAGGTGATTGCCCGGCCGGTAGATGACCGGATGATGATTAATCTAGATGGGGAATATGGTGGTGATGCACCGATGAAGTTCCGGAACCTCCGGCAACACATTGAAATGTACGCCAACCTAGACGCTATTCCAGATTCTGCGGTGACTCATGAAACCGAAGAATTCCTGGAAGCGGAGCAAAATTTCGTGAAACAGGTTGAAGAATTGCCTGAGATAGCGGATAATGCAAAGGAAGATTAAGAAACTGGAGGGATTTTGCGCGAACTGATTTCGGCAAAGTCCCTTTCTCATTAAAGGAAATTGAGGTAGTTATGAAAATTAAAGCACCAGTAACAAAGAATGATCGAATTGACGTGACCATTACCGACCTGACTTATCAGGGGATGGGTGTGGCCAAAGTTGATGACTTTCCACTGTTCATCGAAAACGCCTTACCAGGTGAAAAGATTACGATTTTAGTGACCAAGGTCGCTAAGAGCTACGGGTTTGCCCGGGCCCTTTCTTGGCAGAGTGAGTCCGCTGACCGGGTCAAGGACGTCGACAAGACGTACCGTCAGACTGGAATTGCGCCATTACAACACCTAGCTTATCCGGCGCAATTGAAGTTCAAGCAACACCAAATTGCTGAACTCTTTAAGAAAAATCATCAGGAAGTGGAAGTTGCACCAACATTGGGGATGGACAATCCTACGCAGTATCGGAACAAAGCACAGGTTCCCGTTCGGATGATCAAGGGGCAACTGGAAACCGGTTTTTACCGGCAACACAGTCACGACCTCATTCCGTTAACGGATTTCTACATCCAGGATCCGGCTATTGATAATGCTATCGTCAAGGTTCGTGACTTGCTTCGTCAATTTGAGATCCCTGCTTACAATGAAATTAGTGACAAGGGAGTTATCCGGAACATCATGGTTCGGCGGGGCTACTACAGCCACGAAATGATGATTGTCCTGATTAGTCGGACCCAAAAGTTGCCTAGCCAGGCGCAATTGGTTGACCAAATCCAAAAAGCTTTGCCTGAAGTCAAGAGTATTGTCTTAAACGTTAACGCCAAGAAGACGAACGTGATTATGGGTAACGTGACCCGGACGTTGTACGGTAAGCCAACGATTGAAGATACTCTGATGGGCTTAACGTTTGCTATTTCGGCACGTTCCTTCTATCAGGTTAACCCACAACAGACTGAAAAGTTAT belongs to Levilactobacillus yonginensis and includes:
- the gatA gene encoding Asp-tRNA(Asn)/Glu-tRNA(Gln) amidotransferase subunit GatA; its protein translation is MNYFKTDLASLHADLVAKKISSKELTQATFDNIKATDPKVDAFLNLNEEAALKQAAEIDNQGISADQPLAGIPVALKDNIVTKGMKTTAASKMLENFTPVYDATVTEKLAQAQMITVGKTNMDEFAMGGSTENSAFKTTKNAWDQTKVPGGSSGGSATAVASGQVPAALGSDTGGSIRQPASFNGIVGIKPTYGRVSRWGLIAFGSSLDQIGPLTHGVKDNASVLSAISGHDDHDLTSSTQAVPDFAAELNEGTSVKGMRIGLPKEFLAEGVSDDVKTAILAAADTYRKLGATVDEVSLPHNKYGVAAYYIIASSEASSNLQRFDGIRYGYRAQDVQNLEDVYVKSRSEGFGDEVKRRIMLGTFSLSAGFYDAYFLKAAKVRTVIMNDFKAVLKDHDFIMGPVAPTPAFGIGAEIKDPLTMYMNDVLTIPVNLAGLPGLSLPAGFSNNLPVGMQLIGRPFDESTLYKAGYAFEQNTDFHLQVPTLGGQN
- the rlmD gene encoding 23S rRNA (uracil(1939)-C(5))-methyltransferase RlmD, which codes for MKIKAPVTKNDRIDVTITDLTYQGMGVAKVDDFPLFIENALPGEKITILVTKVAKSYGFARALSWQSESADRVKDVDKTYRQTGIAPLQHLAYPAQLKFKQHQIAELFKKNHQEVEVAPTLGMDNPTQYRNKAQVPVRMIKGQLETGFYRQHSHDLIPLTDFYIQDPAIDNAIVKVRDLLRQFEIPAYNEISDKGVIRNIMVRRGYYSHEMMIVLISRTQKLPSQAQLVDQIQKALPEVKSIVLNVNAKKTNVIMGNVTRTLYGKPTIEDTLMGLTFAISARSFYQVNPQQTEKLYQMAIDKAGLTGEETVIDAYCGIGTISLALAKHAKQVLGVDVVAEAIEDAKVNAQKNHLANVTFAVAKAETQMAQWQEDGVKPDVVVVDPPRKGLAESLIDSTAEMGPKKVVYVSCNPATLVRDVARFEELGYAIDGPIQPVDQFPQTPHVESVTVLVKK
- a CDS encoding CamS family sex pheromone protein, whose product is MKRLRTFIALAAVPLFLAACGNLSSSSMSGTSGGGKSGSTQLTGQSNDGDYEGVIKSGHYQTSKSRGVTNSQDSGNTYNLKSFENGMLTVSKKIFSTKKYVFEEGQHLSTSTVQNWLDRQSKSNTTGLNPKSNGSTSATKRNPIYIQALEEQDYMTQKNNKLTLSGMTIGIAVNSVDYYKKTQYGATFETKITKAEGEAYAKKAADTVLARMRKKSGLKNIPIVIAIYRQASNDSLVGGNFIAYSENKAGTTKVNKWNALGEKSVTFPVQSGSSSPNSNDASSFSNFKSEVENFFPNLSGVTAQAHYDGNTLTGMHVNITTQFYSQTEIISFTQYLQTTAQKYLPSSVPIDITVSSTDGVQSFLNRASGEKKFSSHVFNSY
- the gatC gene encoding Asp-tRNA(Asn)/Glu-tRNA(Gln) amidotransferase subunit GatC yields the protein MANRINREQVQHVAGLAKLEFTDAQLDAFTPQLDDIIGLFETLSEVDTEGVEATSSVSDQLNVMREDVADNWGQSQALLKNAPDAARGFIKVPAIIDESEDN
- a CDS encoding diacylglycerol kinase; the encoded protein is MRKRARVIYNPTSGREALKKDLIDILAVFEQAGYETSAYATTPAPNSAQNEATRAAKAGFELIVAAGGDGTINQVVNGIAGLPHRPKMAIIPAGTTNDYARALHIPREDPLAAAKVVLKDQTIKMDIGEAGSTYFINIAGGGLLTELTYDVPSNLKSIFGYLAYLLKGAELLPRIKPIDMDLTYDDGHFRGKASMFLLALTNSIGGFEQIVPDAALDDGKFTMIIVKTGSMPEILRLMGLVLNGGKHINDSHIIYKKTSKVIARPVDDRMMINLDGEYGGDAPMKFRNLRQHIEMYANLDAIPDSAVTHETEEFLEAEQNFVKQVEELPEIADNAKED
- the gatB gene encoding Asp-tRNA(Asn)/Glu-tRNA(Gln) amidotransferase subunit GatB, whose amino-acid sequence is MNFETTIGLEVHVELKTHSKIFSPSPVEFGVDPNANTNVIDWGYPGVLPTTNKGVVADGIIAALALHADVEQHTHFDRKNYFYPDNPKAYQITQADKPIAHDGWVEVDVDGVKKKIGIEEMHIEEDAGKNTHERDYSYVDLNRQGTPLIEIVSKPDIASPAEAYAYLEALRQRIQFTGISDVKMEEGSMRVDVNISVRPVGQEKFGTKTELKNLNSFNYVQRGLEYEEKRQQQVLLSGGSVRQETRRFDEKTGETILMRVKEGSDDYRYFPEPDLPALNISDDWIKELGDAMPEMPTKRRERYVNDLGLTDYDAMVITQTKEMSDFFDATVALKADPKMAANYLQGDVNAYLNDNHVDLQATKLTPVNLAGMINLISDGTISSKMAKKVFKAITNGEEPKAYVEAHGLVQLSDPAKLQPIIDDVLQANPQSIEDFNNGKKRAVGFLVGQIMKQTHGQANPQVVNKLLMAALQH